In Amaranthus tricolor cultivar Red isolate AtriRed21 chromosome 3, ASM2621246v1, whole genome shotgun sequence, a single window of DNA contains:
- the LOC130807311 gene encoding zinc finger BED domain-containing protein DAYSLEEPER-like — translation MAKNMKNKFDKYWENYSVVLSFAAMMDPHYKFQLIKYCFEHLDPQNGSWKANQVKDKLYDLFAEYVRNDTPYDREASSHVVDDDLPGFSSFAGGTSANLSQLDIYLEESRLDHHLELDVLQWWKTNETRHAQVARMARDLLAIPITTVASESAFSLGGRVLTKYRASLQPDTAEALITSRSWLFGYKVKEDPLENGLEVNLPPMCNEEANKDLEDEDEDEDEEDEDEKEDEGEEENLNEDEVFEQFAI, via the exons ATGGCaaagaatatgaaaaataaatttgataaatattgggAAAATTATAGTGTTGTTCTTTCTTTTGCTGCCATGATGGATCCtcattataaatttcaattgatcaaatattgttttgaacACTTGGATCCTCAAAATGGGTCCTGGAAAGCCAACCAAGTCAAAGACAAACTCTATGATTTATTTGCGGAGTATGTAAGGAATGATACTCCCTATGACCGTGAAGCTAGTAGTCATGTCGTGGATGATGATCTTCct GGATTTTCATCTTTTGCTGGAGGGACTAGTGCAAATTTGTCACAATTAGATATTTATCTTGAGGAGTCTAGGCTTGATCATCATCTTGAACTAGATGTATTGCAATGGTGGAAAACAAATGAAACTCGACATGCACAGGTTGCGCGTATGGCAAGGGATTTATTAGCCATTCCAATTACTACTGTTGCATCCGAGTCAGCTTTTAGCTTAGGAGGTAGAGTGCTTACTAAGTATAGAGCTTCTCTTCAACCGGATACTGCTGAGGCTTTAATTACTAGTCGTAGTTGGCTATTTGGTTATAAAGTAAAAGAAG ATCcacttgaaaatggattagaggTTAATCTTCCACCAATGTGTAATGAAGAAGCTAACAAAGAtttagaagatgaagatgaagatgaagatgaagaagatgaagatgaaaaagaagatgaaggcGAAGAAGAAAATCTAAATGAAGATGAAGTGTTTGAACAATTTGCTATTTAA
- the LOC130807312 gene encoding uncharacterized protein LOC130807312 — protein MGKGSRDWSQIYAIYGMDEWQTFLFLLFHALLFSLLSIFILLYFAPVTTTLSDLRLFSLLPGGSARFAAGFFGSITALIAVCLLFAAANFLYSAVPLRWEISQRMLAAVTDWSNVKTALDVGCGRGILLNAVALQLKKQGSSGRIVGLDQKRAITLRTLRTAGLEGVQEYVTCREGDVRRLPFGDNYFDVVVSGAAIRRAGSKEERERVVGEVVRVLKPGGVGVVWDLQHVPEYVKKLQELRMEDIHVSERVTAYMVSSHIVSFRKPCYQQQQMVGPTFCYSYGGEVRLDWRCHNLC, from the exons ATGGGAAAAGGAAGTAGAGATTGGTCACAGATCTATGCAATTTACGGCATGGATGAATGGCAGACatttttgtttttactttttcatgCTCTgcttttttctcttctttctatCTTCATTCTTCTTTACTTTGCTCCTGTAACCACCACTCTTTCTGATCTCCGGCTATTCTCTCTTCTTCCTGGAGGATCCGCCCGTTTTGCGGCTGGTTTTTTCGGATCCATCACGGCGTTGATCGCCGTGTGTTTGTTGTTTGCTGCCGCTAATTTCTTATACTCCGCGGTTCCTCTTCGTTGGGAGATCTCTCAGCGTATGCTCGCCGCTGTCACTGACTGGTCTAATGTCAAAACTGCCCTTGATGTTGGCTGTGGCAGAG GAATCCTGTTAAACGCCGTCGCTTTACAACTTAAAAAGCAAGGATCATCGGGCCGGATAGTCGGGCTAGATCAAAAACGGGCCATAACGTTACGCACCTTGCGTACTGCAGGTCTAGAAGGGGTCCAAGAATATGTCACATGCCGAGAAGGTGACGTAAGGAGACTCCCTTTCGGAGACAATTACTTCGACGTGGTGGTTTCAGGAGCAGCGATAAGACGGGCCGGGTCAAAAGAAGAGAGGGAAAGAGTTGTAGGAGAGGTGGTGCGGGTCTTAAAGCCCGGTGGGGTAGGGGTAGTGTGGGACCTACAGCACGTGCCAGAGTACGTGAAGAAATTACAAGAATTAAGGATGGAAGATATACATGTATCAGAACGCGTCACTGCATACATGGTTAGCAGTCATATTGTGTCGTTTAGGAAGCCTTGTTATCAGCAGCAGCAAATGGTGGGACCTaccttttgttattcttatggTGGGGAAGTCAGACTTGATTGGAGATGCCATAATTTGTGTTAA
- the LOC130808290 gene encoding uncharacterized protein LOC130808290, giving the protein MYDKVWTKFQTPVGITTSLPMKVGLHQGSTLSLFIFTVIMKEITKSIWDTVPWCMLFADDIVLVVETKEEVNNKLEEWREILESRGLRISCSDTEYLCCDFSRTSSIGEPKVTIGEEIVAGTTKFKHLRSIILSTGKVDGDVTHRIQAGWLKWIALLYGTECWPVKKTFEYKMEITEMRMLRERLLTPSCGGSKWLEYWHTNLEVLSSNPIQGKNISFGKPLDTIGIYNEYIESD; this is encoded by the exons ATGTATGACAAAGTATGGACTAAATTTCAAACACCAGTGGGGATAACAACGTCTTTGCCAATGAAAgtgggactacatcagggatcgacACTAAGCCTTTTCATTTTTACAGTTATTATGAAAGAGATTACTAAATCGATCTGGGATACTGTACCATGGTGCATGTTATTTGCTGATGATATTGTGTTGGTAGTAGAAACTAAAGAGgaagttaataataaattggaagagtggaggGAAATTTTAGAAAGTAGAGGGTTGCGCATAAGTTGTTCGGATACAGAATATTTGTGTTGCGACTTTAGTAGGACATCGTCGATAGGGGAGCCAAAGGTGACCATTGGTGAAGAAATTGTTGCCGGTACAACTAAGTTCAAGCATTTGAGATCGATTATTCTGAGCACTGGGAAGGTTGATGGAGATGTAActcatcgtatacaagcgggttggctcaaaTG GATTGCTTTGCTGTATGGGActgaatgttggcctgtaaagaagactTTTGAATATAAAATGGAAAtcacagaaatgcgtatgctaag agaaagacttCTGACACCCTCGTGTGGCGGATCGAAA TGGTTGGAATATTGGCATACCAACCTAGAGGTCTTAAGTTCAAATCCTATTCAAG GAAAAAATATTAGCTTTGGGAAACCACTAGATACAATTGGTATTTATAATGAGTACATAGAGTCTGATTAA